In the Alphaproteobacteria bacterium genome, CATCCTGCGCCACGCCAAGGGCAGCGGGCAAAGTGTCGCCATCCGCTCGGGCGTTAAGGCGGCGCAGTATCCCTGGATCGCCACCCTGGATGGCGATGGACAAAACGATCCGGCCGACATTCCCGCCCTGGTCAAAGCGCTGAACGCGCTGCCCCCGAACGGACAGCCGGTCATGATGGCGGGCCAGCGCGCCAAGCGCCGCGACACTTGGCTTCGCCGCTTTTCATCTAGGGTCGCCAATGGGGTGCGCCAGTTCTTGCTGAACGACGCCACGCCCGACACCGGCTGCGGATTGAAGCTGTTTCCCCGCCAATCCTTCCTGGACATGGCCCATTTCAACCATTTGCACCGTTTCTTGCCCGCCATGATGATCCGCCAGGGCGGGCGCGTCCTCAGCGTGCCGGTCAACCACCGCCCCCGCGAGCGTGGCATGTCCAAATATGGTCTTTGGAATCGCCTGTGGGTGGGTATCGTCGATCTGTTCGGCGTAATGTGGCTGATGACCCGCCCGATGGCCCCAAAGGTGACGGAAGTCGAAGGCCGATGAGCCAGGCCCGGCTTGCCCGAAAGGTCCTGATCAAGGGCGCCATCCTGATCTTGTCGCTGATTGCCGCCGGTTACGCCTTGAAATGGCTGGGGATCGGCACGGATCTCAGCGAACATTGGGTCGACAACGCCGTCAAGGGCCAGGGCTTGAAGGGCGAAATGGCCTACCTGCTGGCAGGCAGCCTGCTGGTCGGGGCTGGCTTTCCCCGCCAAGTCGTTTGTTTCATGGGCGGCTACGCCTTCGGCTTCCTTGAGGGGCTGGGCTGGTCGATGCTGGCCTCGGTGCTGGGCTGCGTGCTTTGCTTCTATTACGCCCGCCATCTGGGCCGTTCGCTGGTACAGCGCTGGTTCGGGGCCAGAATTCAAAAGATCGACGGTTTTCTGGCGGGCAATCCCTTTACCATGACCCTGCTGATCCGCCTGCTGCCCCTGGGGTCGAACCTGTTGACCAACATCGCGAGCGGCGTCTCCAGCATCAAGCCAATGCCCTTTTTTAGCGGCTCGGCCTTGGGATATATCCCGCAAACTCTTGTTTTCGTGCTGCTGGGCAGTGGCATTCAGGTCGATACCGGGCTGCGCACCAGCCTAAGCGTCGCCCTTTTCGTCGTCTCGGCGGGGCTTGGCGTGTTCCTATATCGGCGCTTCCGCAAGGATCGCGGCCTGGACGCCGATTTGGACGAAGAGAATTAGACCTCTCTAAATAAAGTGATTTCCGCAAATTTTGGTCCGTCCGCTTGACAGGGGCGGCTTCCTGCACTATTTGGTTAGCACTCGCCGGCCTTGAGTGCTAACAAGCCGGGGTATCCTAAACTTTCAATTATGACGGAGAACGAACCCATGAAGTTCCGACCGCTCCACGATCGCGTCGTTGTGCGCCGCATCGAGCAGGAGGAGAAGACCGCCGGGGGGATCATCATCCCCGATACCGCCAAGGAAAAGCCCCAAGAGGGCGAGATCCTGGCCGTTGGCCCGGGTGCCCGCGAAGACGGCAAGCTGGTTGCGCTTGACGTCAAGGTCGGCGACCGCGTGCTGTTCGGCAAGTGGTCCGGCACCGAGGTCAAGCTCGATGGCAAGGACCTGATCATCATGAAGGAATCCGACATCATGGGCGTGATCGAATCCTCGCCCGCCAAGAAGTCGAAATAAGGAGCGCGCCAACATGGCTGCCAAGGACGTTAAATTCTCCACCGATGCCCGCGCGCGCATGCTGCGCGGCGTCGATATCCTCGCCGACGCCGTCAAGGTGACGCTGGGCCCCAAGGGCCGCAACGTCGTCATCGAGAAGTCGTTCGGCGCTCCTCGCATCACCAAGGACGGCGTGACCGTCGCCAAGGAGATCGAGTTGGCCGACAAGTTCGAGAACATGGGCGCACAGATGGTGCGCGAAGTGGCCTCGAAGACCAACGACATCGCCGGTGACGGCACCACCACCGCCACCGTTCTGGCTCAATCGATCGTGCGCGAAGGCTGCAAGTCCGTGGCCGCCGGCATGAATCCGATGGATCTGAAGCGCGGCGTCGACCTCGCGGTCGAAGCGGTGTTGGAAGACCTGAAGAAGCGCACCAAGAAGATCACCACCGGCCAGGAAATCGCCCAGGTCGGCACCATCTCGGCCAACGGCGAAGCCGATATCGGCCAGATGATCGCCAAGGCAATGGAAAAGGTCGGCAACGAGGGCGTGATCACGGTGGAAGAGGCCAAGGGCCTGGAAACCGAACTGGACGTCGTGGAAGGCATGCAGTTCGACCGCGGCTACACCAGCCCCTATTTCATCACCAACGCCGACAAGATGATCTGCGAGCTGGAAAGCCCGTACATCTTGTTGTTCGAAAAGAAGCTCTCGGGCCTGCAGCCCCTGCTGCCGGTGCTGGAAGCGGTCGTTCAGTCGGGCAAGCCCCTGCTGATCATCGCCGAGGAAGTTGAAGGCGAAGCCCTGGCCACCCTGGTGGTCAACAAGCTGCGCGGCGGCCTGAAGGTTGCCGCCGTCAAGGCTCCTGGCTTCGGCGATCGCCGCAAGGCCATGCTGGAAGACATCGCCATCCTGACCGCCGGTCAGGTGATCAGCGAAGATCTCGGCATCAAGCTGGAAAGCGTCACGATGGCCATGCTGGGCAAGGCCAAGCGCGTCACCATCACCAAGGACGACACCACCATCGTCGACGGCGCTGGCAAGAAGGCCGACATCGAAGCCCGCTGCAAGCAGATCCGCGCGCAGATCGAGGAAACCACCTCGGACTACGACAAGGAAAAGCTGCAAGAACGTCTGGCCAAGCTGGCCGGCGGCGTGGCTCTGATCAAGGTCGGCGGCGCCACCGAAGTCGAAGTGAAGGAACGCAAGGACCGCGTTGACGACGCGCTGCACGCCACGCGCGCCGCCGTCGAGGAAGGCATCGTCGCCGGTGGCGGCGCCGCTCTTCTCTACGCCGTTCGCTGCCTCGAGAAGGTCAAGGTTGCCAACGACGACCAGAAGGTCGGCGTGGAAATCGTGCGTCGCGCTTTGCAGACCCCGGCTCGTCAGATCGCCGAGAACGCGGGCGAAGACGGCGCCGTGATCGCTGGCAAGCTGATGGAAAGCAAGGACACCAATTTCGGCTTCGACGCCCAGAAAGGTGTTTTCTGCGACATGATCAAGGCTGGCATCATCGACCCCACCAAGGTCGTGCGCACGGCTCTGCAGGACGCCGCCTCGGTGGCCGGTCTGCTGATCACCACGGAAGCCATGATCGCTGAAAAGCCCAAGAAGGACGGCCCCGGCATGCCCGACATGGGCGGCATGGGCGGTGGCATGGGCGGCATGGGCGGCATGGACTTCTAAAGTCCAGCCACCTAGTTGCCTAACGCATTGGGGCCGCCCTTCGGGGCGGCCCTTTTGTTTTGGGTCGGCTGAAGCTATAATGACGCCATGAACAAGATGCTTGAGAAAGCCTTGACCGAATTGCAGCGCCAGCCTGACGACATGCAGGAATTCGTGGCGTGCCTGATCTTGAACGAGTTGGAAAGCGAGAAGTCTCTTTCCTCGCTC is a window encoding:
- a CDS encoding glycosyltransferase family 2 protein; the protein is MIEIPAPFAPPPPCRQVSVVVPAQNEDENVVPLIEEIDKALNGFIDFEMVFVDDGSTDATWQRLQQARTRFPNLVILRHAKGSGQSVAIRSGVKAAQYPWIATLDGDGQNDPADIPALVKALNALPPNGQPVMMAGQRAKRRDTWLRRFSSRVANGVRQFLLNDATPDTGCGLKLFPRQSFLDMAHFNHLHRFLPAMMIRQGGRVLSVPVNHRPRERGMSKYGLWNRLWVGIVDLFGVMWLMTRPMAPKVTEVEGR
- the groES gene encoding co-chaperone GroES; translated protein: MKFRPLHDRVVVRRIEQEEKTAGGIIIPDTAKEKPQEGEILAVGPGAREDGKLVALDVKVGDRVLFGKWSGTEVKLDGKDLIIMKESDIMGVIESSPAKKSK
- a CDS encoding TVP38/TMEM64 family protein, yielding MSQARLARKVLIKGAILILSLIAAGYALKWLGIGTDLSEHWVDNAVKGQGLKGEMAYLLAGSLLVGAGFPRQVVCFMGGYAFGFLEGLGWSMLASVLGCVLCFYYARHLGRSLVQRWFGARIQKIDGFLAGNPFTMTLLIRLLPLGSNLLTNIASGVSSIKPMPFFSGSALGYIPQTLVFVLLGSGIQVDTGLRTSLSVALFVVSAGLGVFLYRRFRKDRGLDADLDEEN
- the groL gene encoding chaperonin GroEL (60 kDa chaperone family; promotes refolding of misfolded polypeptides especially under stressful conditions; forms two stacked rings of heptamers to form a barrel-shaped 14mer; ends can be capped by GroES; misfolded proteins enter the barrel where they are refolded when GroES binds) encodes the protein MAAKDVKFSTDARARMLRGVDILADAVKVTLGPKGRNVVIEKSFGAPRITKDGVTVAKEIELADKFENMGAQMVREVASKTNDIAGDGTTTATVLAQSIVREGCKSVAAGMNPMDLKRGVDLAVEAVLEDLKKRTKKITTGQEIAQVGTISANGEADIGQMIAKAMEKVGNEGVITVEEAKGLETELDVVEGMQFDRGYTSPYFITNADKMICELESPYILLFEKKLSGLQPLLPVLEAVVQSGKPLLIIAEEVEGEALATLVVNKLRGGLKVAAVKAPGFGDRRKAMLEDIAILTAGQVISEDLGIKLESVTMAMLGKAKRVTITKDDTTIVDGAGKKADIEARCKQIRAQIEETTSDYDKEKLQERLAKLAGGVALIKVGGATEVEVKERKDRVDDALHATRAAVEEGIVAGGGAALLYAVRCLEKVKVANDDQKVGVEIVRRALQTPARQIAENAGEDGAVIAGKLMESKDTNFGFDAQKGVFCDMIKAGIIDPTKVVRTALQDAASVAGLLITTEAMIAEKPKKDGPGMPDMGGMGGGMGGMGGMDF